The nucleotide sequence AATTGTGCCAAATTAAGACGATAATAAATCCAACGTCTTTCTTGACGTGACATGAGTAGCCCTGCTTCTTTGAGAATTTTGAGGTGAAAAGAAAGCTTAGACTGAGCGAGATCCAACTGTTCACATAGCTCACAGACGCATAATTCCTGAGAGCGTAATAAATCTAGAATATTAAGTCGGATTGGGTCTGACAAAGCATGAAAACCTGCTAGA is from Gloeothece verrucosa PCC 7822 and encodes:
- a CDS encoding ArsR/SmtB family transcription factor, with protein sequence MQVKTSSDLTTVLAGFHALSDPIRLNILDLLRSQELCVCELCEQLDLAQSKLSFHLKILKEAGLLMSRQERRWIYYRLNLAQFIVLEQYLADFRRYASLLPARPCPDLED